Proteins encoded together in one Impatiens glandulifera chromosome 1, dImpGla2.1, whole genome shotgun sequence window:
- the LOC124945639 gene encoding aspartic proteinase 36-like, translated as MVMDIRRERSSRLAVVGLFLLVLGLFLDASNFVNANAVFKVKHKFGGRGRHLSLFREHDDRRHGRSLAVDIALGGDGSPTETALYYTKVGLGTPSEVYYVQVDTGSDILWVNGIGCTKCPKKSDLGIELRLYDPEASSTAKEVTCDQEFCNVVFGNALSGCKAGAGCPYAVTYGDGSSTSGHFVKDIIQLEKPSGNLKTTIMNGTVAFGYATNQSGQLGSSSDALDGIVGFGQSNSSMLSQLANSGKVKKIFAHCLDGSQGGGIFAIGQVVEPKLNYTPLIPNQPHYNVILKTIQVDETVIQLSSNLFGSTDRGAVIDSGTTLAYLPDEIYNPLIAEILDGQPNLKFINIEQPFTCFEYSKSVDDGFPAVKFTFQNSLYLAVYPHDYLFQVREDTWCFGWMSSGIQSKDGQNMMLLGDMVLADKLILYDLENQTIGWTEYNCSSPIKIKDEETGAIYDVGYHDLSSGDNVTAGWITLMVLTFSMFACFLQNLDLHWGR; from the exons ATGGTGATGGATATCAGAAGAGAGAGGAGTAGTAGATTGGCGGTTGTTGGTTTGTTTCTTCTTGTGCTGGGATTGTTTCTGGATGCTTCTAATTTTGTGAATGCTAATGCGGTCTTTAAGGTTAAGCACAAATTTGGCGGGCGTGGAAGGCATTTGAGTTTGTTCAGGGAACATGATGATCGTCGTCATGGTAGAAGTTTAGCGGTTGATATCGCTCTGGGCGGTGATGGAAGTCCAACGGAAACAGC GCTGTACTATACAAAAGTGGGATTAGGAACTCCATCGGAGGTATACTATGTGCAGGTTGATACAGGGAGTGATATTCTGTGGGTGAACGGTATCGGTTGCACCAAATGCCCAAAGAAAAGTGATCTTGGT ATAGAACTAAGACTATATGATCCAGAAGCCTCTTCAACTGCAAAGGAAGTGACTTGTGATCAAGAATTCTGCAATGTGGTATTTGGAAATGCTCTTAGTGGTTGTAAGGCTGGAGCAGGTTGCCCATATGCTGTTACTTATGGAGATGGGAGCTCGACTTCTGGACATTTTGTGAAGGATATTATACAGCTCGAAAAGCCTTCCGGAAATCTTAAAACCACAATCATGAATGGTACTGTCGCATTCGG GTATGCAACTAATCAATCTGGGCAGCTTGGTTCAAGTTCAGATGCACTTGATGGAATAGTTGGTTTTGGACAATCAAACTCTTCAATGCTATCACAGCTTGCCAATTCTGGAAAGGTAAAAAAGATTTTTGCACATTGCTTGGACGGTAGTCAAGGAGGTGGAATTTTTGCTATTGGACAAGTGGTGGAGCCAAAACTAAATTACACTCCATTAATCCCTAACCA GCCACATTACAATGTTATTTTGAAGACAATTCAAGTAGATGAAACTGTTATACAACTTTCATCCAATCTATTCGGTAGTACAGACAGAGGGGCTGTTATTGATAGTGGTACTACCTTGGCATATCTTCCGGATGAAATCTACAATCCATTAATTGCAGAG ATATTGGATGGTCAGCCCAATTTGAAGTTCATTAACATTGAGCAGCCATTCACATGCTTTGAGTATAGTAAAAG TGTAGATGATGGATTCCCAGCTGTCAAATTCACTTTCCAAAATTCACTTTATTTGGCAGTTTATCCGCATGATTACTTGTTCCAAGTCCGA GAGGATACCTGGTGTTTTGGTTGGATGAGTAGCGGCATCCAATCAAAAGATGGTCAGAATATGATGCTTTTGGGAG ATATGGTGCTAGCTGATAAACTTATTTTGTATGACCTTGAGAATCAAACTATTGGATGGACAGAGTACAACT GTTCTAGTCCGATAAAGATAAAGGATGAGGAGACTGGTGCAATTTACGACGTTGGGTACCATGATCTCTCCTCGGGCGACAATGTAACTGCAGGATGGATAACTTTGATGGTACTAACATTTTCAATGTTTGCTTGTTTCCTGCAAAATTTGGATTTGCATTGGGGAAGATAA
- the LOC124942774 gene encoding glutathione S-transferase U17-like: MAGKGSVKLLGFSASPYVNRVQIALNLKSIEYEYLKETFGTKSELLLKSNPVHKKMPVMIHDDKPICESLIIVQYIDEQWTSGPTILPTDAYDRAIARFWAAYVDDKMFPSLREYRMAAEEEKLSKLERVKEGFALLEEAFVKSSKGKAYFGGENIGYLDIAFGSLLGWVKAGEKMADLKFLEESNTPNLVKWVESFLSHEAVKGVIPETDVIVEVAKKLAAMAKSQT; the protein is encoded by the exons atggcaGGAAAAGGATCAGTAAAACTTCTGGGTTTCTCAGCAAGTCCATACGTAAACCGAGTTCAGATTGCCCTCAATCTCAAATCAATTGAGTATGAATATCTGAAAGAAACATTCGGCACAAAGAGTGAACTTCTTCTGAAATCAAACCCAGTTCACAAGAAAATGCCAGTGATGATCCATGACGACAAACCCATATGCGAATCCCTAATCATAGTACAATACATCGACGAACAATGGACATCCGGTCCGACCATCCTCCCAACCGACGCATATGATCGTGCCATCGCCCGTTTCTGGGCTGCCTATGTAGACGACAAG ATGTTCCCTTCTTTGAGAGAGTATCGAATGGCGGCGGAGGAAGAAAAATTGAGTAAATTGGAAAGGGTGAAGGAAGGGTTTGCTTTGTTAGAAGAAGCTTTTGTGAAATCAAGTAAAGGGAAGGCGTATTTTGGAGGGGAGAATATTGGGTATTTGGATATTGCCTTTGGAAGTTTGTTGGGATGGGTGAAAGCAGGGGAGAAGATGGCGGATTTGAAGTTTCTAGAAGAATCTAATACTCCTAATCTTGTGAAGTGGGTTGAGAGTTTCCTTTCGCATGAGGCTGTAAAGGGTGTCATTCCTGAGACTGACGTGATAGTTGAGGTTGCCAAGAAGCTTGCAGCCATGGCCAAATCTCAAACCTAA